A stretch of DNA from Microbacterium sp. LWS13-1.2:
AGCGCGATCAGCAGCACCCCGACGCAGATGCCCACCACGAGCGCGATCGTGGTGTCGATCGGTGTGAGGACGAGGGCGGCCATGGGCGCCGCGACCGCGGCCGCGACGAGGATCCACAGGGAGGGTCCGAGCCGCTCCCGATAGCCGTCGGGGCGGCCGCTTCGGGCATCGGCGTGACGCATGGAGTTCTGCATTACCCTCGTTGGGTGACTGAAACTGTGGACGTCCCCATTATCGCCCCCGACGTCCCGGTGTACGCACACCCCGGAGACGCCGGCGCCGACCTCGTCGCCGCCGAGGCGGTGCGGCTCGAACCCGGCGACCGCGCGCTCGTCGGCACCGGTGTGCGCATCGCGCTGCCCGAGGGATACGTCGCCTTCGTGGTGCCCCGCAGCGGCCTCGCTGCCAAGCACGGCATCACGATCGTCAACGCCCCCGGCACGATCGACGCCGGCTACCGCG
This window harbors:
- the dut gene encoding dUTP diphosphatase gives rise to the protein MTETVDVPIIAPDVPVYAHPGDAGADLVAAEAVRLEPGDRALVGTGVRIALPEGYVAFVVPRSGLAAKHGITIVNAPGTIDAGYRGEIKVILLNTDREHAHDIAVGDRIAQLIVMPVPRAVFIPVETLPDSVRGEGGFGSTGYQKDGVLA